The following proteins are encoded in a genomic region of Arachis ipaensis cultivar K30076 chromosome B02, Araip1.1, whole genome shotgun sequence:
- the LOC107625587 gene encoding auxin response factor 9 isoform X3, translating to MMLNRGSNVSAEGGGDELYSQLWKACAGPLVDVPRVGERVFYFPQGHMEQLEASTNQELNQRIPLFKLPSKILCRVVNIHLLAEQETDEVYAQITLVPESNVRITDEPTIPDPSPIEPTRPTVHSFSKVLTASDTSTHGGFSVLRKHATECLPALDMSQPTPTQELVAKDLHGYEWRFKHIFRGQPRRHLLTTGWSTFVTSKRLVAGDTFVFLRGQNGELRVGVRRLARQQSNMPSSVISSQSMHLGVLATASHAVATQTLFVVYYKPRTSQFIISLNKYLDAVNNKFSVGMRFKMRFEGDDSTDTDKRFSGTIVGLEDISPHWENSKWRSLKVQWDEPAAVPRPDRVSPWEMEPYVAPALTSSVQPAVVKAKRPRPPSEHPDLDTQSAASVFWDSGLTQADMTQHSVMAESKRSDTTSVWHHKQIDMNSKSNSNLMSRNQTEGSWLSSPHSSCPSQLFQDTMDDSKSVSAWPAPNPHSSRLNNDHVHDQVDKENKAETATSCRLFGIDLIDHSRNSSAVEKAAAQAVNVHSFTSEGCVSTVSKTEAGQKSDASKTGKEKKQEQQQVSPKESQSKQICSRSRTKVQMQGVAVGRAVDLTMLDGYEHLIVELEELFDIKGQLQDRNKWEIVFTDDEGDMMLVGDDPWPEFCHMVRRIFICSSQDVKKMSTGSKLPISSIEEGTVISSETAET from the exons ATGATGTTGAATCGCGGGTCAAATGTTTCGGCCGAAG GGGGTGGAGATGAGCTGTATTCGCAGCTATGGAAGGCATGTGCGGGACCACTGGTGGACGTTCCTCGTGTTGGAGAGAGGGTCTTCTACTTCCCTCAGGGGCACATGGAACAA TTAGAGGCATCAACGAATCAGGAATTGAATCAGAGGATTCCGTTGTTCAAACTTCCCTCGAAGATCCTTTGTCGCGTCGTGAACATTCATTTACTG GCTGAACAAGAAACTGATGAGGTTTATGCACAGATTACTTTGGTGCCGGAATCTAATGTAAGGAT CACTGATGAGCCTACGATCCCCGATCCATCCCCTATTGAACCAACAAGGCCAACAGTTCACTCGTTCTCCAAAGTCTTAACTGCTTCAGATACCAGCACCCATGGCGGCTTTTCTGTTCTCAGGAAACATGCCACAGAGTGCCTTCCTGCTTTG gaCATGTCCCAACCAACACCGACTCAGGAATTGGTTGCGAAGGATCTTCATGGTTATGAATGGCGCTTCAAGCATATATTTCGAG GTCAACCACGCAGACACTTGCTCACAACAGGGTGGAGTACTTTTGTGACTTCCAAAAGATTGGTTGCTGGAGACACCTTTGTATTCTTGAG AGGGCAGAATGGGGAATTGCGCGTAGGAGTGCGCCGTCTTGCTCGTCAGCAGAGTAACATGCCATCATCTGTAATTTCCAGTCAGAGCATGCACCTCGGTGTGCTTGCTACTGCCTCTCATGCTGTTGCTACTCAGACACTTTTCGTAGTTTATTATAAGCCACG CACGAGCCAGTTCATCATCAGCCTCAACAAGTATTTGGATGCTGTCAACAACAAATTTAGTGTTGGGATGAGGTTTAAGATGAGGTTCGAAGGGGATGATTCTACAGACACTGATAAAAG ATTTTCGGGTACCATTGTTGGATTGGAAGATATATCTCCTCATTGGGAAAATTCTAAATGGCGATCACTCAAG GTTCAATGGGATGAACCTGCAGCTGTTCCAAGACCTGATAGGGTTTCCCCATGGGAGATGGAACCCTACGTGGCTCCTGCTCTTACATCCTCAGTTCAACCTGCTGTTGTAAAGGCCAAAAGGCCTCGACCACCAAGTGAACATCCCGATCTCG ACACCCAATCGGCTGCCTCAGTTTTCTGGGATTCAGGTCTTACACAGGCTGATATGACACAGCATAGTGTGATGGCCGAAAGTAAAAGGAGTGATACTACCAGCGTGTGGCATCATAAGCAGATCGATATGAATAGTAAAAGCAACAGCAATCTGATGTCAAGGAATCAGACAGAAGGAAGTTGGCTATCTTCCCCCCATTCTTCTTGTCCTTCGCAATTATTTCAGGACACAATGGATGACAGCAAGAGCGTCTCAGCTTGGCCTGCTCCAAATCCACACTCGTCTAGATTGAACAATGATCATGTGCATGATCAGGTTGACAAGGAAAACAAAGCTGAGACTGCTACGAGTTGTCGACTTTTTGGCATTGACCTTATTGATCATTCCCGGAACTCGTCTGCTGTAGAGAAGGCGGCTGCACAGGCGGTAAACGTTCACAGTTTCACCTCTGAAGGCTGTGTGAGCACAGTTTCCAAAACTGAGGCAGGTCAAAAGTCTGATGCCTCGAAGACTGGTAAGGAGAAGAAACAAGAGCAGCAGCAAGTATCGCCAAAAGAGAGTCAGAGCAAGCAGATATGTAGCAGAAGTCGCACCAAG GTTCAAATGCAGGGTGTCGCAGTAGGTCGTGCCGTGGATCTGACTATGTTGGATGGCTATGAGCATCTTATTGTTGAATTGGAGGAGTTGTTCGACATAAAAGGGCAGCTTCAAGACAGGAATAAGTGGGAAATTGTCTTCACTGATGATGAGGGAGATATGATGCTGGTGGGAGACGATCCATGGCC TGAATTCTGCCACATGGTTAGGAGAATTTTTATCTGTTCCAGTCAAGATGTGAAGAAGATGAGCACAGGAAGCAAACTACCAATCTCTTCAATTGAAGAAGGCACTGTAATAAGTTCAGAAACTGCTGAAACATGa
- the LOC107625587 gene encoding auxin response factor 9 isoform X2: protein MRFMHRLLWCRNLITDEPTIPDPSPIEPTRPTVHSFSKVLTASDTSTHGGFSVLRKHATECLPALDMSQPTPTQELVAKDLHGYEWRFKHIFRGQPRRHLLTTGWSTFVTSKRLVAGDTFVFLRGQNGELRVGVRRLARQQSNMPSSVISSQSMHLGVLATASHAVATQTLFVVYYKPRTSQFIISLNKYLDAVNNKFSVGMRFKMRFEGDDSTDTDKRFSGTIVGLEDISPHWENSKWRSLKVQWDEPAAVPRPDRVSPWEMEPYVAPALTSSVQPAVVKAKRPRPPSEHPDLDTQSAASVFWDSGLTQADMTQHSVMAESKRSDTTSVWHHKQIDMNSKSNSNLMSRNQTEGSWLSSPHSSCPSQLFQDTMDDSKSVSAWPAPNPHSSRLNNDHVHDQVDKENKAETATSCRLFGIDLIDHSRNSSAVEKAAAQAVNVHSFTSEGCVSTVSKTEAGQKSDASKTGKEKKQEQQQVSPKESQSKQICSRSRTKVQMQGVAVGRAVDLTMLDGYEHLIVELEELFDIKGQLQDRNKWEIVFTDDEGDMMLVGDDPWPEFCHMVRRIFICSSQDVKKMSTGSKLPISSIEEGTVISSETAET, encoded by the exons ATGAGGTTTATGCACAGATTACTTTGGTGCCGGAATCTAAT CACTGATGAGCCTACGATCCCCGATCCATCCCCTATTGAACCAACAAGGCCAACAGTTCACTCGTTCTCCAAAGTCTTAACTGCTTCAGATACCAGCACCCATGGCGGCTTTTCTGTTCTCAGGAAACATGCCACAGAGTGCCTTCCTGCTTTG gaCATGTCCCAACCAACACCGACTCAGGAATTGGTTGCGAAGGATCTTCATGGTTATGAATGGCGCTTCAAGCATATATTTCGAG GTCAACCACGCAGACACTTGCTCACAACAGGGTGGAGTACTTTTGTGACTTCCAAAAGATTGGTTGCTGGAGACACCTTTGTATTCTTGAG AGGGCAGAATGGGGAATTGCGCGTAGGAGTGCGCCGTCTTGCTCGTCAGCAGAGTAACATGCCATCATCTGTAATTTCCAGTCAGAGCATGCACCTCGGTGTGCTTGCTACTGCCTCTCATGCTGTTGCTACTCAGACACTTTTCGTAGTTTATTATAAGCCACG CACGAGCCAGTTCATCATCAGCCTCAACAAGTATTTGGATGCTGTCAACAACAAATTTAGTGTTGGGATGAGGTTTAAGATGAGGTTCGAAGGGGATGATTCTACAGACACTGATAAAAG ATTTTCGGGTACCATTGTTGGATTGGAAGATATATCTCCTCATTGGGAAAATTCTAAATGGCGATCACTCAAG GTTCAATGGGATGAACCTGCAGCTGTTCCAAGACCTGATAGGGTTTCCCCATGGGAGATGGAACCCTACGTGGCTCCTGCTCTTACATCCTCAGTTCAACCTGCTGTTGTAAAGGCCAAAAGGCCTCGACCACCAAGTGAACATCCCGATCTCG ACACCCAATCGGCTGCCTCAGTTTTCTGGGATTCAGGTCTTACACAGGCTGATATGACACAGCATAGTGTGATGGCCGAAAGTAAAAGGAGTGATACTACCAGCGTGTGGCATCATAAGCAGATCGATATGAATAGTAAAAGCAACAGCAATCTGATGTCAAGGAATCAGACAGAAGGAAGTTGGCTATCTTCCCCCCATTCTTCTTGTCCTTCGCAATTATTTCAGGACACAATGGATGACAGCAAGAGCGTCTCAGCTTGGCCTGCTCCAAATCCACACTCGTCTAGATTGAACAATGATCATGTGCATGATCAGGTTGACAAGGAAAACAAAGCTGAGACTGCTACGAGTTGTCGACTTTTTGGCATTGACCTTATTGATCATTCCCGGAACTCGTCTGCTGTAGAGAAGGCGGCTGCACAGGCGGTAAACGTTCACAGTTTCACCTCTGAAGGCTGTGTGAGCACAGTTTCCAAAACTGAGGCAGGTCAAAAGTCTGATGCCTCGAAGACTGGTAAGGAGAAGAAACAAGAGCAGCAGCAAGTATCGCCAAAAGAGAGTCAGAGCAAGCAGATATGTAGCAGAAGTCGCACCAAG GTTCAAATGCAGGGTGTCGCAGTAGGTCGTGCCGTGGATCTGACTATGTTGGATGGCTATGAGCATCTTATTGTTGAATTGGAGGAGTTGTTCGACATAAAAGGGCAGCTTCAAGACAGGAATAAGTGGGAAATTGTCTTCACTGATGATGAGGGAGATATGATGCTGGTGGGAGACGATCCATGGCC TGAATTCTGCCACATGGTTAGGAGAATTTTTATCTGTTCCAGTCAAGATGTGAAGAAGATGAGCACAGGAAGCAAACTACCAATCTCTTCAATTGAAGAAGGCACTGTAATAAGTTCAGAAACTGCTGAAACATGa
- the LOC107625587 gene encoding auxin response factor 9 isoform X1 encodes MMLNRGSNVSAEGGGDELYSQLWKACAGPLVDVPRVGERVFYFPQGHMEQLEASTNQELNQRIPLFKLPSKILCRVVNIHLLAEQETDEVYAQITLVPESNQADEPTSPDPSPIEPTRPTVHSFSKVLTASDTSTHGGFSVLRKHATECLPALDMSQPTPTQELVAKDLHGYEWRFKHIFRGQPRRHLLTTGWSTFVTSKRLVAGDTFVFLRGQNGELRVGVRRLARQQSNMPSSVISSQSMHLGVLATASHAVATQTLFVVYYKPRTSQFIISLNKYLDAVNNKFSVGMRFKMRFEGDDSTDTDKRFSGTIVGLEDISPHWENSKWRSLKVQWDEPAAVPRPDRVSPWEMEPYVAPALTSSVQPAVVKAKRPRPPSEHPDLDTQSAASVFWDSGLTQADMTQHSVMAESKRSDTTSVWHHKQIDMNSKSNSNLMSRNQTEGSWLSSPHSSCPSQLFQDTMDDSKSVSAWPAPNPHSSRLNNDHVHDQVDKENKAETATSCRLFGIDLIDHSRNSSAVEKAAAQAVNVHSFTSEGCVSTVSKTEAGQKSDASKTGKEKKQEQQQVSPKESQSKQICSRSRTKVQMQGVAVGRAVDLTMLDGYEHLIVELEELFDIKGQLQDRNKWEIVFTDDEGDMMLVGDDPWPEFCHMVRRIFICSSQDVKKMSTGSKLPISSIEEGTVISSETAET; translated from the exons ATGATGTTGAATCGCGGGTCAAATGTTTCGGCCGAAG GGGGTGGAGATGAGCTGTATTCGCAGCTATGGAAGGCATGTGCGGGACCACTGGTGGACGTTCCTCGTGTTGGAGAGAGGGTCTTCTACTTCCCTCAGGGGCACATGGAACAA TTAGAGGCATCAACGAATCAGGAATTGAATCAGAGGATTCCGTTGTTCAAACTTCCCTCGAAGATCCTTTGTCGCGTCGTGAACATTCATTTACTG GCTGAACAAGAAACTGATGAGGTTTATGCACAGATTACTTTGGTGCCGGAATCTAAT CAAGCTGATGAGCCTACGAGCCCCGATCCG TCCCCTATTGAACCAACAAGGCCAACAGTTCACTCGTTCTCCAAAGTCTTAACTGCTTCAGATACCAGCACCCATGGCGGCTTTTCTGTTCTCAGGAAACATGCCACAGAGTGCCTTCCTGCTTTG gaCATGTCCCAACCAACACCGACTCAGGAATTGGTTGCGAAGGATCTTCATGGTTATGAATGGCGCTTCAAGCATATATTTCGAG GTCAACCACGCAGACACTTGCTCACAACAGGGTGGAGTACTTTTGTGACTTCCAAAAGATTGGTTGCTGGAGACACCTTTGTATTCTTGAG AGGGCAGAATGGGGAATTGCGCGTAGGAGTGCGCCGTCTTGCTCGTCAGCAGAGTAACATGCCATCATCTGTAATTTCCAGTCAGAGCATGCACCTCGGTGTGCTTGCTACTGCCTCTCATGCTGTTGCTACTCAGACACTTTTCGTAGTTTATTATAAGCCACG CACGAGCCAGTTCATCATCAGCCTCAACAAGTATTTGGATGCTGTCAACAACAAATTTAGTGTTGGGATGAGGTTTAAGATGAGGTTCGAAGGGGATGATTCTACAGACACTGATAAAAG ATTTTCGGGTACCATTGTTGGATTGGAAGATATATCTCCTCATTGGGAAAATTCTAAATGGCGATCACTCAAG GTTCAATGGGATGAACCTGCAGCTGTTCCAAGACCTGATAGGGTTTCCCCATGGGAGATGGAACCCTACGTGGCTCCTGCTCTTACATCCTCAGTTCAACCTGCTGTTGTAAAGGCCAAAAGGCCTCGACCACCAAGTGAACATCCCGATCTCG ACACCCAATCGGCTGCCTCAGTTTTCTGGGATTCAGGTCTTACACAGGCTGATATGACACAGCATAGTGTGATGGCCGAAAGTAAAAGGAGTGATACTACCAGCGTGTGGCATCATAAGCAGATCGATATGAATAGTAAAAGCAACAGCAATCTGATGTCAAGGAATCAGACAGAAGGAAGTTGGCTATCTTCCCCCCATTCTTCTTGTCCTTCGCAATTATTTCAGGACACAATGGATGACAGCAAGAGCGTCTCAGCTTGGCCTGCTCCAAATCCACACTCGTCTAGATTGAACAATGATCATGTGCATGATCAGGTTGACAAGGAAAACAAAGCTGAGACTGCTACGAGTTGTCGACTTTTTGGCATTGACCTTATTGATCATTCCCGGAACTCGTCTGCTGTAGAGAAGGCGGCTGCACAGGCGGTAAACGTTCACAGTTTCACCTCTGAAGGCTGTGTGAGCACAGTTTCCAAAACTGAGGCAGGTCAAAAGTCTGATGCCTCGAAGACTGGTAAGGAGAAGAAACAAGAGCAGCAGCAAGTATCGCCAAAAGAGAGTCAGAGCAAGCAGATATGTAGCAGAAGTCGCACCAAG GTTCAAATGCAGGGTGTCGCAGTAGGTCGTGCCGTGGATCTGACTATGTTGGATGGCTATGAGCATCTTATTGTTGAATTGGAGGAGTTGTTCGACATAAAAGGGCAGCTTCAAGACAGGAATAAGTGGGAAATTGTCTTCACTGATGATGAGGGAGATATGATGCTGGTGGGAGACGATCCATGGCC TGAATTCTGCCACATGGTTAGGAGAATTTTTATCTGTTCCAGTCAAGATGTGAAGAAGATGAGCACAGGAAGCAAACTACCAATCTCTTCAATTGAAGAAGGCACTGTAATAAGTTCAGAAACTGCTGAAACATGa